CCCAGCAGGTTTAGTTTATTTTACTAATTCTGTGCAAAATATCTCTTGCACCAAAAAATGCACTCAAGTTAGACCTCAGGGTACAAATCTGAATTTATGTTAACTGGACTTCATATGTTCAAGGTTGGAAGTATATCCTAACAGATTCATCAGAAAGAAGGATAGTCagcacagatgaaaaataagaaatcattATCTGTGTTACAGCACATGTAGAAGTGGAGATAAGATCtactttcattcttttccagCTCCAGGAAGATTCTAGATAGTATTTTGGATTGGTTCTTTCTTCTATTTGTATTAGCAGAATGGAGTAGAGAAAGTCTTGGGGCAACTGAAGCCCTGTGGTAAATTGACTGAAGTAGATGCAGAGGCATGATTTGTGAATTTTGTTCCTGGCATTACAAGTGAGAGAGGATGCTGAAGGTAGCTTTTCTGAACATCAAAGGTGCAGATAAAGTTTATTGTTCTGTGGGATACCTTAGCTGGATGTAGAGCTGCTCCTTAAAGATTAAGCCAGCATAACTAAACATGGGTGGGTGGACATTAAACACTCTACAGCTTCTGCCTGCCTTTATGCTTAGCATTCTGTTGGTGCTGAATGCATGTTTCATTTTTGGGTTTAGTTTGTTCATGCAGCTAAAGTTTATCTAAGCTTATTTTCTCCAAAGGAAGATGTATACACTGGGGTCCAGAATGCCTCGCCCTTTTTGGTGCTGTGTTACCTCCTTGCTAACTGGCAGGGATGGGAAGGGCCATAGATATTGTCCCCCTGTAGAATGAGTGAATCGGGTATGTTTGGTTTTGAGGTGCGAAAAGAAGTGTCATCCACccctgtttttcattttggtgcTCAAAGATGATATAAAAGCTGGATGCCAGGGAGGAATATCCTCTTAGGGGAGAAGCAGCCAGCCCCGCACTCCTCTGTGATTGGGACTGACGGTGTTGTTGCTGGGTGGAACAGTGtaatgctgttgctgctccGGCTCCTGCACCGTGATGTTTCTGTTCCAGATTGTGCTGACTCACATTCAAGAAAACTTGATACACAGACACAATGCACTGtaactcttttcctttcccccagtAACCTCGGTAagtgtttggtttctttttcctctctatgGCTAGCATGGTGCTAATATAGCTTTACTGTTAGAATTAATAGGAGGGGAAAAGGCAAGCTTGTAAACAAAGTGGTAGCAGACGGATTAATTCTGGAGAGGGCATTAACCTGCTGTTTGTGGTACATCCACCTCCCTTTAAAGCTGATCAATCCTGATAACTCGCCTGTCTCCACAAACTACACTTGTTAGAGCTGTGTTCTTAAATGGGAGAAGTGCTTACAATGCCCATTTACAACTGTATTCAGTTTAATTAGTCAGCACAGCCAGTGCTGCAGGGATAGATCGCTTGCCTTTAAAGATTTGAGAATGTTAATAGTACAGTAtatcattttaattattattggATTAATGTTGTGTCTCGAAGAACATCTAATGCAAATCACAAGAAATGGCCTGAAGTGACCCAAGGGTTGTGCTTTATTAGAAAAGTAATAGGTCCATTCCTTAAATATAAAGAGAGGTTCTTTCTTCAAATGTCACTCTGCACTgggtttctctgtgtgtgtatgtggaaATGAAATCCTCTTGCTTCCACTTTGTCCACAGAAACTTTCTGTAGCCCATGCAATAAATGGCTGAGACAGTAGGTGTAATGCCAAGAGATGAAGAGGAGATCCAAAATAACAGTGATGATGAAGACCCATTTCTGAATTGTGATGCTGTAATGGCATCTGCCGGTTGCTCTGCCAGCCCTTTGTTAGCCAGCTTTAATGAAGACAAGGGAAGATCAGCAGTGCCAGAAAGACTGTCTGTCCTCTCCAGCAAGGCCGTGGCCCAGGCAAAAGCCCTTGCTGGCCCAGAGATGGTTAGTGGTAGCCAGGCACAGAGGACAGCCTCTGGGTTGGCTGAGCATCATCCAACAGCTGTAAATGCATTGTTAGGTGGCTCATCGTACCCTGCGGCACCTGGaaacctgcagcctgtggacaTTACCTCTCCATGTTCCAAAAGCCCCTGCTGTGATGTTGACCTGAATTTGGAGGTGCTGCAGGTCCCAAGGGTGCCCAGTGGGGCCAGCAAGACACCACAGGCTGTCACTGCCCTGCCCGGGAGCAACCCTGGGGGCTGCCACACATCACAGGCGGGGAACAGTGCTAAGGATGATATGTCTGCTTGTAGTCTGGGCCAGGTCATTTGGACAAAGACTGCAAAAGTCACGGAGACcttagaaaataagaaaaaggaggaaaaggagaagtaCCGGCTCCAGCTAGCTATGTACCGACGGCTTCTGCTCTTGCGCTCAATCAGGAGCTTGCAtaagcagctggagcagcagcaggccaGATTGCAGGAATGCTACGCCACGATAATAAATACCAAGAAAGAAGTGTTGAAACTCATTTGCTCAACCTCACCCTCACCTTCACCGTAATCATGTTGCTGCATGCAGAAATGAGCTTTGTAATGCCACCGGAGCCGTCAGTAAGCTTGCATGCCATAGGGGTGGTGTCCTCATACCCAAGAATATGTGCCCATGTGCGCcgagagcagagaggaaacagcagcagcagcagagcaagaagaaaggggaaggtAAAGTGTTGGCCCCTGAACCTATCTGGAGGAAACTGGAGCAAGATTGTACCTGTGCAAGAAGCTGCCTCCTGATGCGCACTCAAAGCCTCAAgctgaaataagatttttagCATATAGgtttgtaaaaagaaagaaaaccccacaactgGGAACCTAGTCTGACACCTGACCTGTAAAGGTGGTCAGATGCAAGAGTTGCTGCCTGTTGGATATGTGATATGGCACATCTCCCTCCTACTTTCAGCGCTAACAAAACTTGAGTAGAATTAGGGTTCATTTGTCCGCAAGAATACCTGAATCTAGAAAGCCAGGATGTTTGAAACACTTAAGCTCACGCTTGATTATATCTACCTAGCTGCCTGTTTTTCACAAAACTGCTAAAGCCATTGTATGTTTGTGACCTCTACCCTCCTACAAAATGTATTCAGATTTACCAGAAATTACTGTGGGAAGGTAGGAGAGTCAAACACATGCACAGGGAGAGAGTGCAACTGCCTAAGCCTTATTTCCTTAGGAAAGCAAGCTAGAAACAAAGGCCTTGTAATCTGGCATTACACTGGAAACCCAGACCGGCAGTGCCAGGGGAATGTTCGAGGTCTGCACAATTATTAATCTGCTGCTAACTCCCAATGGCACTAGCGTCTGCAAATCAAGCATATTTTGTGCCTTATTGCTGTCATTTAATGGAAGTTGGTGACAATTAGCACTTTTTATCCAGGTGTATTAGACACGTGGAAAACCCTAGAGCACTGTTTCTCCAATTGCAAGGTTAGGATGCCTGCAGGGAATTTGATGTCAGTATGCAACAAACACAtggggaaaatgaaagcaaaaagatgCAACTTTTTTGTATGCATTTAAAAGACAATGTGAGTCCCTATTATTGAACAGCAAATTGAATAGTTGAATGTGCTGTTTTaggatctgaaggaaaaaattattcaagaaggaaagatactgaaaagcttCCTTTTCTAGGATTTAAAGTGATATggaaaaaatctcattttcttcagatatttatttctgacagtgccacctttccttttcccctgttgttttttgttgttaatgtttAGGTAGATGAACAATCAAACAggtttttggtgtgtttttttccGCATGAAAAGGCGAGTCTGTTATTAGAAGTCATATCTTTCTGAGAATAATGTGCTATATATAGGAAACTTTTTATCCTCAGCTTTTGTGTGCCTGTATAGAGAgagggtgtgtgtttgtgtacacatgcacacacaccgcCCCCTCCACCCCCATATACGAGAGGTTATGAAAGGCTGGCGCTTCTTTTTCTGTAGCAGAAGCAGGAATAATATCTCAAAATAATCTCTGCTGTCTGCGAGGAGTTTGGTTGATTAGATTCACATGCACACATCTGTGAGCAAGGTATTGAAGTAATTCAACAACTGAAGTGCAGCACAACATTGCCATTATTCCGTCTTTGTATTTCCGCACACCCAAAATTATGGAAGCCCCCTGGGTATGCACAACCTTAGATAGGTTCATTCATCTCCTTGGGCCCTGGTGTAGCCTCCCACACAGCACGAGCCTGTAACTTTGAATGCAGAATTACCTTAGAAACATCCTTGGCATCAAGGAGATATTTGAAGAAGCATCCTCTACTGTCTCATTTGGGAGATTCTGGTTGCCAGGGGCCTTTAGAGGGGCTGCAGAAGAGAGCAGGGGATCGCATGTGACTGGGAGACATTACTCCTGAGCTCTGATCCCatccagctccctgctcagccTTGGGAAAGCTGTTCTCTGTCAGTAATGCAGGTTTCCCAAAGAATGCTTGAATGTTAAACTCACCTCCAAGGTAACCTGTTCTGTCTTAATATGCCTCCCAAGAAGGAAGGCTGGTCATGGCCAATAGAGCTATGcaaagatttgattttttttttccttacttttttgTACTTCAGGAACTAGAAAAGCCTTTTTGTCCTTGGTTAAGAGTGAGAGTAAGTGTTCTGTTAAAGCAAACACAAGCAAACCACTATTATGTTGTCTCTCTTGAGGAAAGAAGTGTTGGAGAAGGGACACATCTCTCAAAAATATTACTGAATTTTGAAATCAAATGTCAAATTGTTCCATTAGGAAGACAGTCAAAATGTATACTTTTGTTAATTTTggccaactttttttttttttgtctgaaaaataattatcttcTAAAGTAGATTCAGCTTGACTAATACTATCATGTCATTgaattttccactgaaataaaatatatgcactaaaatataaaaaacacCCTGGTAAGACAAAATAGCTATTTTGCCTTGGTAGCTGCTGAAGTAGAGTATCGTCCTGCATTTGTTGCAAGAAGTGGAATGCCCTCCATTACTGCATAGAGCTACCTATAGTGTCATATTTGCTTTTAAGGGTGACtagaataacattaaaaaatacttctcaCATAATGCACAGTGCAGCAATAGTTGATTTATCAACCTGTGCAACTGTAAGTGCTCTGTGGCAGAACCGTGACAATCTTTTTGTATATACTCTCATAAAATTTCTTGGTTCTAATTGGGATCAGTAGATACTTCTGCACTATGAACATTAAATACCAGAAGATTTGTGCATGAGCAATGCTGTCTGATAGCTGTcaagaaaatgttctgtgtgTGCACACTCTTTCCATGTAGCACTTTTATGgatgaatgcaaaataaatgttaactGAGGAAATAACATGGGTCTTTGCAAGAATTTGCTGTTTAGCTGGTGGTTCTAGTGTGGCTACTAATAACTGGAGTTGGGCAAACCAATTAAAAACTACatggtttttaaaatgagtaCTTTACAAGCTCGGAAAATGTGGCTTAACAgctatgttttcttcttgtatgTTCTTGTATGTTTTAGCAGTTGAAGGCCAGTGGGAAAGTGCCAAAATGCCATGGGTAACCCATGGAGGTGTTTTCAGGCATACCAGACAGTGCAACAATCTCAGGTTAATGAAAGTGTGTTCTCTCAAATTGTTTGATCACCTCATGTGGTTAAGAGGTTTGGTAGTTTCGATGAGGTTCAACTAAATTtcttaaaatctgtatttttatctgAATACAAACCACATGGGTTTAGTGCTGGCGAGAGGTACAAGCTGGACTTATTGAAATTTCCAATATGTACCTAAGAACTCACAGGTCTTGGGTAATGATGACAAAGTAAGTAGTTTCGGTAGGGGCTTTCTCCCCATTATCTTACTGCTTGCCAGACCTTGTCAAGTTAACGATCTCCAGGAGAAATTTTCTCTGCGACCCAGCAGCTTACATTATCTACTTTTACAGCAAAGGTTGAAGTTAAATGACGCTGCCTGAGCTTTAAGGTCCTGCTGCTCACCTAATTGCCTATCCAGCCTGAAATGGCAGAAAATAATCATGGGTTTACCATAGAAGAGTGGGATGTTTAAAAGGTGCTAGTTCCTTTGGAGTTGTTGCTATCACTAACAAAGGTGTAGCTTGTGCCTACCTGACACCAGAAATCTTTAAGAACAGAATGGAGTTACAAACAATTAAGTGACAAAATGCATTACTGAGATCTTCTTTAATGCAAGGGCTTTTCTTCTCCACCTCCAGCATTTCAGTTAGCTAAACTGCTGCCCTGGAGACCAGTCAGAGCTGTGTTTTTGCTGTTTCTATTGTTGATGGCTATGAGTCAGCCAAGATAAACAGCCCAGCGTAACATGTTCACTTGTTACCTCTTGTGATGGAGCCACATTTTATGTGGGGGATTCATTCACTTCCTCCTTCCTGAGATTTTGTTGTGTGACTATCACATTCCTTAATTAGGACAGCGATGATTTTACCAATTTATAGTAAATCTATGATATTGTGGTAAACTTGCGAGCTATGCACTACTAAATGTGGATCATCCTGCATTGTTCTCAGAGCTATGAAAATTATGGACTCTGGGCATGACATAAGCATACAAAAGATAGATTTAAAGATGAGACTGTTTAGATCTCCCCTGGCTCATGTGTAGACTTAGAGAAACTCTCTAGAGTTCTTGTTACAATTTATTTCTATAAATGTTATGAATCCAGAATATAAATGCATTGGACTGCATCTTTTGCTTATGACTGTTGAAAGCAGCGCAGTAATGCAAGAGTGTGTTTGGGATATGCTTGAATAGGACCCTACTCTGAATGCACTGGTCAAGGAGTAAATGTTCCTCAGTCTTAAAGCTCAGACATAGATGAGCGCGATAGCCAAAAGCCTGGATGGTGGATGGAGAGTGGGAGTGAATGGAAGTACAAGGGAAGATATTTCAGGGTTTGATTTTTAATACAGCAAGGAGAATGGCACACTGGACAGTGTTTTTTTGCTCAGTTAAAGATGaccttttccttctcattcCTGAAACAACTCTTTTGGATCATTGGGCTAGATGTGTGCTAAGGCGTGTTTGTGTAACTGCAGTACATGGGAGTTGATACCCATCCCTGAAGCTGAGTTACAGTATTATTGTTGCCAAAATTTGCACATACCACTTACTCCCCTAGGGGCGGCTTCTACCTAAACTAAAACATGTTGAAGTCAAGTGTCCTGCTGACTTTCAATGACATTTGAATCCAGACCAGGACTTTGAGGTGGCGTGCCTTGTTCAAGTCCCTTCTCAAGTTTGATGCATTTCTATCTCCCTGTGTCTTCAAACAACTACAGATGTCTTGGATGGTACTAATCTTTGTGTTTCTGGCAAAACGTTTGGAAGAtttaggagaagaggaaaaaggccTTCCTATCAGTCTTTCAGTCTACTGAAGAAAGGGGGAGGTAGTTCTTAATGAAAACTTGTAGCAGGGAAGATGGCCCTGTGAAAACGCTTCTGGAGGGTTTACTTAAATGTCTTGAAAATAACAGCAGTTCCAACAGGAATAAAACTACAGCTGCAGACAAGTTTCCTTAACTGTATTGATCATCTTCTCACACAATTTTAGCCAAgtccccaaaacaaacaaaaaagttgcCTCCATCTCTGACAAATCAAGTCTCTAAGTCCACAGACCATAGTGACTTCTGTGTGCATGAGAGGCAAGGAATTCTTGAGAATCTCAATAAAAGTTACATTTTCCCTTTGATGGGTGGGGgttggaaaggaaagggaatgtGTGACCATTCATCACAGCTCCAGGCTCATTAGTACCCAGGAACTTTCTACTCTGAATGACAAAGAGTTTCACTGTCGCCAATGAGAAATTGCTGCTGACCTTGGACCTCTTTTTGGAAAGTAAAATAATGGAGCACAGGAGCAGAGTTTGATATTTGACCGAATTCTACACAATTATCATGCATGTgtatataataaaattaattctgtgtcTCTGCATTGTAGCCTCCGGCAAGCAGCATACAATCAGTTTTGTATGTATAATAGATCACAGAGTTGTTCATGAATAATACAAATGCATTGAGCAGATACTAGTGAGTGAGGATGTTTGTCTTTGCATGGAATCGAAGTGAACATGTAATATTGTGATAATATATATTTGATGAATTCAGGTCTGACTTGCCTTTGCCATAGCCTGCTAATTCCCCAACAAGGGTTGCCACAATAATTGAGTTTCCAATAACATTATGATTATTTCCACATGATAATTTAATTGtaggtattttttaatattgtaataATGTAGATTTGTGATTATTATGCATTTGCATGCAGATTTTCGTGGTGACTCGAAGCACATCCCTACATTTATAACTTAATTTCCTATATTATTGCATATATATTTTGGGTTGAACTCATTAATGCAAACTAAAAAAAGTAGGGCTTTTTagtcattttgcttttattataaATGGCTGAAagctttgctcattttttttagACCAGTCTAAACAAGTGAATAAACAAAAGACAACTGTAATTCACGGAtggattaatttaaaataataatgtaattacAAATCATGGCAGATTTGTCTGAGGTAATTGGGATGCAGACTGGTACAAATTTTGCTTTGCTAAAACAAAACTTGTTTGGATGAATCACCAAGTTTAGTAGGGACTGTTTTCCATTCTTCCAATTCCTCTATATTAGGTGTTGGCAAGGTAACATTGGCTCAAAATTAATGGGTGCCTGTACAAATGGGTGTAACAACAGGGAAGCCTGAGCATCTGAGCCTAACTAAATATTATTTTGGCAAGCAGTATGCCCAGTAAGAATAGAATTGGGTATACAGAGTCATGACACTACCAGAACTTCTCAGTTAATTTGTCCACTCTGGAAAGAGGCTGGTTGCTTGCCTGATAATAGCCTTCAAACTGCATTAGAAAACCTTGCCTGAAGCTCAGTGGGGCAAAGGGAGGTAGCCCTTTCCCCAGAAATATACTCCATTCCCATTAATTGGAGCAGATATTTGTATGATCCTGTGAGCATCCTGCTTCAAATAGAGCTCTCTTCCAGGCATATCTAAAATTCGAAGAGGAGGAAATGTTTTTAGCTaaatacttctgttttgaaaagaaacttttccaTAGAAAGTGACAGAGAGTGTGTGTTActcatttttctggtttgtctCAAGTACATGCAGTTGAAGGAATGTCTCCTCCATTTTTCATCTGTAAGGTCTCAGCTCCTCAAATCAAACTGGTGTCACAACAGAGGCAGAGTTCTTGGTCTCCACCAGGTATTCCTAGCTGGCAGGTTGGATTTCCATTGCCTGCATGGCAGGCACATGCCATAGGAGCTAGGAGAACAGGCCTGGTCCAAATCTTCAGATGTGGAAGTCTAAAACTAGGGACTGGAACATATAATTTGCTGCTATCCTTTTGCATTGTTCCTCAGTGCATGTGGATTCTGTTGCTTCCAGTGTATTTAGGTGCTTGCTGCTACTTTTAGATGTATTCCTCTACATTAACAGCATACAAGACACAATGAGATTAAGTCCCTTCTCTTTCATCTTCCCTTGCTCTGTGGACCTGAGttgaatggaaaaatgaaagcttgaTTTAGACAGTAAAGAGAGCAGCCATGATTCTGCGGTGCAGGATGGTCTCTCTGACTACTTGTATAGGTGAATCAGATTCTGTCCTGAAACCCACTGAAGCCATTTTAATCCAAGTCTTTTGTAAATCCAGTCTCCAGCTAAGAAGCACTTTGGCAGCTGACTCCAGTAGAAGCAGTAAAAGTATCAAAACATGAAGGTCGTTCCAGCAGCAGAAGTTCACAAATCTGTACTTGTGACTTGCTGAGAGCAAGCAATAGCTCAGCACAGGGGACCTGGAAGATTGGtctagcttttattttgttttataatggGCCACCAGCATAAAATTAAGGATGTCTTTTATGCTGTGGCATTAGGTCTTAAATGATCTCAGACGTTATTCTGCACACAGCAAGCACCATAGAATATAAAAGTATCATTATCTTAGTAAGTCCTGGATGCAATGTGTAATTCCTGCTTGCTGTGAAGATACCTAAGGTTGTTTCAGACACAAGATGATTTATAATCAGATGATTGTTTTCATTACTATATGTTCCTGATGATACTTACACAGATATGATAGATGGGTGTACATAAAAGTAGAAGCAAGCCTGCTGAAAAGCACTGATTTGTGTTACATTCATGAGTAACACATGTTCATGAGTAATTTTCTCTTATGAAAGAAATTGAGACTAAATTTTTGTAACGTGGGGGATGAAGCTGCCCTGGCCTTTCAACTTTTCCAGCATCACAGAGGTTAGGACTTGGAAGAGCTCCGTTCTTTTCCTACCTTTACATGATGGGCTTTGAACTTAAGTCACTTATTTGCCCAGAGAATGTCAGAATTGctataaaattttaaactggGGGAAGTGGTATGGagtccctcagcctctcctatGAGCACTCCTTCTCATTCtataaaaaaagctgaatttggCCCAGTGGCAAAGTAGGATTCCAGAGGGGGAGCTACTGTGCTCTCCATGGCAATACGTGGCAGTGCTTCTGCAGGAGAAATTAAGAAGAATGCTCTCCCTTCCCCGGCCTTGCACATAGGGATTGGAAATACATGATTGCCTGGTGCCCAGGATCCTTTCCTGAGGAGGACAGTGGGAATTTGGTTAAAATTCATTCAGGAGGAAGGTGGGTTTACAACCAGGTGCCAATCAGTAGGCTGAGAGGTAAAAAtacctctcccagctcctgtgTCGCAAATTCAGTGCATTAtgtcctttgctttgcttgcagtATGTGAGAAGGAAGTGCTTAATTTCAGGTCACTTGGAAGTCTTCTTGTGACACAAAATcatttgttgttgctgctttgttccttcagttgaagggaaaaaaaaaaatcacctttggTTTACTTGcaattgttttttccatttgtagTTGTCTGTTAAGCAGTGGGACCATGTTATTTCTGCATGAGGCAGGGGTATGTTCTCTTGTGCAAATCATTTAAGTAAGGAGGTATTTATGTATTGCCCACCTTCCCTAGTGCTTGAAAACGCATGATTTATGGCCACTAGTTGTTCTTCTCATAGTGGGGAAGGTTTATTGGCCACAATCCTGGAAGGCCCCTATGTGTCAAATGATCACTGATTGTATTGGAAAAGGATGCTTCAGTGACAGCAGGCAGCCCCTGGGTGGAAAGGGGTGTCCCTTGTCCCTTAGCAATAATCTGTACGCATGATTGAGACTTGTTGATAGACCTCCATGGAAGTCTTACCTGGTAGTCAGGGCTTAGCAGTGTCTGACTCGGTGAAGGATCCTTCAGTACATGATGCTTGAACTTGATTTGTTACTCTCATCAAGGAGGGTATAAAGGTAGGTAAAAACTGAACATGCCTTGAGGCCCAGGCAGATGCAGTTTTACCACAATCTTTGTCTTacgggggtggggaggggaggggagaaaaaaaaggctgctggAATTTACAAAATGTAATTATTGACTAATTTCTTCATCAGCAAGACCTGTAAGAAATCAGTGATGTCTCTCCTGAGAGATCAGTGGTGTCACCTCACATGTCCTCAGGGTGCCAAATGGTATAAAATGCTCACTTTGAAAGTACTGCACTGTGATAAGCTTCAACTCCCAAGGGATGCATTGTGTGTACATTTTGTTATATGTAATGACACACTgaaagggcaatgaagctgtaAAGGAAACGCTGCATGTCTAAaaagaacttatttttctttcaaccaataaaagaaagaaagagtctttcagaaaagcagttaaaataaTATCATTTAAATGTAACAAATGATAAAATACTAGAGAGAATTCACCTGTCAgatgaagaaatttaaaacatgaGGTCTTCTGTGTAACATAGATATTTCAAATTGGACCATTTTCCTGGTAAAGCAATAGACCTcttcaaaaagcttttaaaacagttgATATATATACAAAATTTTAAGGCTGACACAACCAGCATAATggaaacaattatttaaaacagtGGATTTGAAGAATAAAGCATAAAATGTAGTCATTTCATGTAGTCATTCTAGACAATGTATGAGATGCTGTGAGATTTAACAAGACCAAAGTTGGATGTGAGACTGGGAGTTTTTCAGCAGAGGTGATTTTGTAATAAAACAGTTCAGTGCATATAAAAATACCCCTAGAGATGTCTACAATGCTAACaacaatattttgaaattaagctAAAAAAGACTCATGCTCCTTTCAACAAAATTCCATGTGGACATATTCAAAAATTCTGTATGGCCACTGCACTGGGGCCCATTTTCCAGTAGAAATACTTTTACCTGCAAAACATATGGAAATATATGTGagtgttttcttgtatttctaaTGTGAAAGTAGTTGCCTTCCCTAAACTTGACACAGAATGAAATTTGAGGATATGAAACCCCAGTCAGCAAGGTGACAGAAAGGTGGGCAAATGTGTTTCAGATGaactttaaatgcaaaattcaaATTGGACAAATAATTCATCTGATGttattcagaaataaacaaGGGCTcataaaaaaacagaaaagtgaatTGGATAGAATGGTGCAGTTGTATCTTCCATTACCTCAGTAGTGGCCATCAATCACTGTCAGTTAATTATCATTAAGATTGCATAAAAAAAGACTCCTGTGGGAGCTGGATAGTCTGTGAGCttcattctttcattaaaaacaagatAAATAATATAAGCCTtcttggtttggggtttttcttggggggggggtggggttttttgtgtacAAGGAAATTATGCGGGAAGGTGAATATTGAATAACTGTGCTGAGAGTTACATAtagattgcagagagaaggtAATAGAACAAGGGATTACAAATTAAAGTTGTTATTTGTCGGGAAGAgtttaaagatttttcatttctccgccccctccccccaaaaaaaccccaaacaaccaaccccAGTTTGATTGCCCTTTCTAAGGTGCAAAACTTgtgggatttttaaaagaaattctcaCTCTTAACTAACTATGCTCTTTTTAAGCCTCTAGGGTTTATACTTTTCTGTGCAACATCCACTTTCgaaactttctttttagaaaaaggaTAACAGCTAAAGTCACATGACTCCAAAAGGTGATTCTGCAGCAGAACACGAGCCAGCATGAAATTCAGTATGAGttgcaaatacagaaacttTCAGTGCTTATGAGCTGATCTGAGGGGCCCACGAACACTTAGCTAATGGCAGAAACAGGAATGCAATAGTGCGTAAGAGCAACTACTGTTATTTCCAGTGTGCTTTCCTGCACTGCTGAGTAGCAGTTCATACTCTTAAAAGTGCTGGGGTTTATTGGTAGTGCTCATCAGCATCACAAACAGGGGCTGGTACCTGAGCTCTGTGCAATTTCTGCCTTTGATATAAAATCAGTTCTGAGTCAGTTTGTGCATGCTCAGCCTGAGGATCATAAGGCTCTCCTGGCCAAGCTCTCTCTCTGCAGAAGGTGGCTACAGAGATTAGAGTAAGCCCTTATGATTTTTTCACGTctctaaataattatttatcatgaaaaaaatgtgtatgttaGAGAcaaaattttttgtttgttgggatttgggtttgttttttgaagtGACGCTTCCTTGTtaacttttttctcctcaaatgACAGAAGTAGTGCCTTATGAACAGGAACAATTTAAAAGCTGAAGCCTTCAGGACCAAAGGCTTCTCTGTTCagcaaaacaataataattaaaaaaaaaaaattg
This sequence is a window from Pelecanus crispus isolate bPelCri1 chromosome 2, bPelCri1.pri, whole genome shotgun sequence. Protein-coding genes within it:
- the LOC142597284 gene encoding UPF0500 protein C1orf216 homolog produces the protein MAETVGVMPRDEEEIQNNSDDEDPFLNCDAVMASAGCSASPLLASFNEDKGRSAVPERLSVLSSKAVAQAKALAGPEMVSGSQAQRTASGLAEHHPTAVNALLGGSSYPAAPGNLQPVDITSPCSKSPCCDVDLNLEVLQVPRVPSGASKTPQAVTALPGSNPGGCHTSQAGNSAKDDMSACSLGQVIWTKTAKVTETLENKKKEEKEKYRLQLAMYRRLLLLRSIRSLHKQLEQQQARLQECYATIINTKKEVLKLICSTSPSPSP